The genomic segment GCCCGAGACGATGTAGCGTTCGCGCACCCGGGTTTTGCCGTCTTCTTGCACCGCCCGCTCAAACCGCCCCCGGGTCACGCTGGCTACCTCGACCTCGGGCGGGCTGGGCCAAAACGCCCAAGCCAGCCCGGCCACAAGCAGCAGCGCCAGTGCTGCAAAAATCAGTTTGTTTTTCATGGGGATTCCAAAGGAGCGAGCCGGGCTGGGGGGAGTGCGTTCATTCGCGGGTTTTGAGCACACCAACCAGATCCAGCTGGTCAATGCGCCGGCGCACGATCCATGCGCTCACCCCGCCTGCTACCAGCACACACACCACGGCAAACGCATAAGTGGCGGGTTGAATCGCAAACGGGAAAGAAAACTCGTCGCTGCGGATCATGGTGACAATGCCCAGCGCCATCAGGTAGCCCAAGACCATGCCCACCGGCAGGGCGAGCACGATCTCAATGCCCAGTTCGCCCAGCAAAATGGCCGACACCTCGGTCCGGGTAAAGCCCAGCACCCGCAGGCTGGCCAGCTCCCAGGCGCGCTCTGCAAGCGCAATGCGGGCGTTGTTGTAGACCACACCCACGGCAATGATGGTGGCAAACACCGTCAGCACCACACTGAACATCAGGATGTTGCGGGCCGTCACGTCGTTGATATTGCGGGCCATGACCCGCTTGCTGATGGCCACACCCACACGGGGCAGGTCTTTCAGGCGCTCCAGAAACGCGGGCTCATGGCCCCGCTCCACGCTCACCATAAGCTGGTTGACCATATCGCCCTCGTGCAGCAGCGCATTGAGTGCGCGGCGCTCCATATAGGCGTTCATGCCCAAGAGCTCGTGCACCGTGCCGGTGACCGGCAAATACACCACCTCCCGGCGGCCCTCTTGCAGCTCGACCCGCAGCAAGTCGCCTCTTTGCACCTTCAGCTTGTCGGCCAACCGGTCGGTCAACAGCAGCCCATGGCGCGGCGCAGCCAGTGCCTGTTTTTCCATGTTGACAATGCGAAACAGCTCAGGCATTTCGGCTTTGCCCTGAATGGCGCCCCGGTGGTGGGCATTGGCGTTGACCAGCCGCACCGCCACATTGCGCGCGCCCTCCACCGCGGTGACATGGGGCAGGTGGGCCGCAGCCTGCAAGGCCCGGGCGGGCGTGGCTTCCACCAAGTTGATGGACACATCGCCCCGCAGCACCTGGCTGAACTGGGTGTCCATCAGCACCACCACCGCATCGCGCATGAAGGCACCGGTGATCACGGTCGACATGGCCATGGCCACGCCTAGTGTGGTGAAAAGGGTGCGCGGACGGTGGCGCTCCATGGTGCGCAGCACCATGCGCAAGGGCGGTGAAAACCAGTTTTTTAAGCCCCAGCGCTCCAGCAGCATCGGCCGGTAAATGCCGGGCGCGGGCGGGTGCATGGCCTCAGCCGGTGCCAGCAGCACCGTGGCCCGAATGGCGCTGAGCGTGGCCAACACGGCTGCCCCTATCGCCACCGCCGCCGACACCACCACCAGCTCTGGCGCCATGCGGTAGTGCAGCGTCGGGAAGCGGAAAGACTTGGCATACAAGCCCACAAAGCCATGGCCCAGCACCGCACCGAGTGCCACACCCAAGGCCAGGCCCAGCAACACAATGACCAGCACCAATTTAAGGTAGTGCCAACCAATGGCCGTGTTGCCATAGCCCAGCGCTTTGAGCGCAGCCACTTGCTCGCGCTGGGTGGCAATCTGGCGGCCCAGCACCACATTGAGCAAAAACGCAGCCACTGCCAAAAAGATGCTGGGCAACACGGTGCCCAGTACCTGTTGCTGCTTGATCTCAGAGCTCAAAATCACATCCGACATTTGCTGGTTGCGCCCGTGCGCGCTGATGCCCCCGTACGGCGCCAGCAGGCGGTCCAGCTGGGCAATCACAGCACCCTCGCTGGCACCGGGGCTCAGCCGCACCGACACCTGGTTAAAGGCGCCCTCCATGTTGTAGGCCGTGGCCAGCGCGCGGCGGTCTACCCAAAAAACGCCAAAGCCCCGCTGGTCTGGCGAGCCGCCTAAGCCGGCAAACACGTATTCCGGCGACA from the Rhodoferax potami genome contains:
- a CDS encoding ABC transporter permease, whose translation is MTTLDRKLLRDLRLMWSQALTIALVVASGVGGFITSFSAFDSLSWSRDVYYAESRFADVFATLKSAPLALVPQLAAIEGAAHLQTALAHVVPLGIAGVTDPLAGQLIGLDLLAPQALNVVVVKSGRMVAAHTSGALEALVSEAFAEAHQLKAGDEVTALINGTRERLRLVGIGLSPEYVFAGLGGSPDQRGFGVFWVDRRALATAYNMEGAFNQVSVRLSPGASEGAVIAQLDRLLAPYGGISAHGRNQQMSDVILSSEIKQQQVLGTVLPSIFLAVAAFLLNVVLGRQIATQREQVAALKALGYGNTAIGWHYLKLVLVIVLLGLALGVALGAVLGHGFVGLYAKSFRFPTLHYRMAPELVVVSAAVAIGAAVLATLSAIRATVLLAPAEAMHPPAPGIYRPMLLERWGLKNWFSPPLRMVLRTMERHRPRTLFTTLGVAMAMSTVITGAFMRDAVVVLMDTQFSQVLRGDVSINLVEATPARALQAAAHLPHVTAVEGARNVAVRLVNANAHHRGAIQGKAEMPELFRIVNMEKQALAAPRHGLLLTDRLADKLKVQRGDLLRVELQEGRREVVYLPVTGTVHELLGMNAYMERRALNALLHEGDMVNQLMVSVERGHEPAFLERLKDLPRVGVAISKRVMARNINDVTARNILMFSVVLTVFATIIAVGVVYNNARIALAERAWELASLRVLGFTRTEVSAILLGELGIEIVLALPVGMVLGYLMALGIVTMIRSDEFSFPFAIQPATYAFAVVCVLVAGGVSAWIVRRRIDQLDLVGVLKTRE